The Thermodesulfobacteriota bacterium genome window below encodes:
- a CDS encoding IclR family transcriptional regulator, translating into MSKEKYYFSKSLEKGLKILSLFNRETPVLTQSGIAKTLDLNMTSTYRYINTLVELGYLAKDTKTKEIRPSILCLLFCNNLMRATDHLKMIKEVVDRIHREKNISIDVHFAVDDMLVRIYHREAEETLIYSLPDFSKNCLHSTSLGKAYLSSLPDDLIAEKIDKMILVAKTEKTIVDKEALISEIKKTKARQYAISVEEYLPNLIAIGAPLYDPLSGKGVGAVCFDFSVLQHSAKDIQAKYGDMIRETAKSLSGLLPPGKNRR; encoded by the coding sequence ATGTCAAAAGAAAAATACTATTTTTCGAAATCGCTGGAAAAGGGGTTGAAAATCCTGTCTCTTTTCAACAGGGAAACCCCGGTATTGACCCAGAGTGGAATTGCCAAGACGCTGGATTTAAACATGACTTCAACCTACCGTTACATCAACACACTGGTAGAGCTGGGGTACCTGGCAAAAGACACAAAAACCAAGGAGATCCGGCCATCCATACTGTGCCTGCTGTTTTGCAACAATTTGATGCGGGCCACCGACCATTTGAAGATGATCAAGGAGGTGGTGGACCGGATCCACAGAGAGAAAAATATCAGCATCGATGTGCACTTTGCAGTGGATGACATGTTGGTGCGCATCTATCATCGTGAGGCGGAAGAGACCCTTATTTACAGTTTGCCGGATTTTTCCAAAAACTGCTTACACAGCACGTCATTGGGGAAAGCCTATCTGTCCAGCCTGCCTGACGATCTGATCGCTGAAAAGATCGACAAGATGATTCTGGTGGCCAAAACCGAAAAGACGATCGTGGACAAGGAGGCGTTGATTTCGGAAATAAAAAAAACCAAAGCGCGTCAATATGCCATATCCGTGGAAGAGTATCTACCCAATTTGATTGCTATTGGGGCGCCCTTGTACGATCCTCTGAGCGGGAAAGGAGTCGGTGCGGTATGCTTTGACTTTTCAGTACTGCAACACAGTGCAAAGGACATCCAAGCAAAGTATGGGGACATGATCAGAGAAACGGCCAAGTCCCTATCCGGGCTCCTGCCGCCAGGTAAAAACCGCAGGTAG